The region ACCCACGATTCGCAGCTCCTCGGATCGACTCGGATCGGCTCCTGCCCGCAGCGCAGACTAACCAGTCGGTATGTACAAACGGAAGAGGCACACCGGCCTCCCGGCGCACGGCCGGCGGGTTACCGGCCGGGGCGCTTCCTGCGCATCACCCCGCGCCAGCGGGCGTTCTCCCCGGCGAGCGCGTCCCACAGCACATTGAGCGGATGGCCGGCGTCCTGCGCTGCGCGCTCCCCGGCCCGTACGAACACTCCGATCAGCACTTCCAGCTCCGGTCCCGCACCGTCGGTCAGCTCCAGGGTGCGCAGCCCGGCACCGGCGCGGATCCGTCCGCCGGCCACCGCGTCGCCGATGCCCTCGGTGACGAGCACACAGCCGCGCAGCACCCCCGAGGAGAGCAGCTCCAGCCCGTACTGCACGGTGTCGATCTCGGCCGCGATATGCAGCTCCTGGCGGTAGCGGGCGCCGAACCAGCCACGCAGAAAGCCGGGTATGAGCCCGTCGGCCGAGACGGCGAGCGGCAGCCGGGGCAGCTCGCTCACCGGGACCGAGGGCCCGGGCAGCTCCTCGGCGTCGAGGTTGGTGACCAGGGACAGCCCGCTGCGCCGCCACTCCATCACCTCGAAGCCGTCGAGCCGGCTGTCGTGGCCCGCCGTGGTGAGGACGCTGCCGCATACCAGGTCGAGTTGTTTGGCCTCGAGCCGCTCCAGCAGATCCCGGGTGCGCACATGCTCGACCTTGAGCTCGACACCCCGCCGGTCGAATTCCCCGGTGACCAACTCCACGGCATTCAGCAGAAAGCCGAGGGTGTAACGGGTGGAGCCGACACAGAGCCGGCTGCCGAGTCGGCGGCGGCTGTCGTGCAGCCCCTCCAGCCACTCCTCCAGGGTGCCGCGTGCGAGTCCGGCGAGGGACTCCCCGGTGGCGGTGAAGAGCACATTCTGACTGCGTCCCCGTTTGACCACCAGCGGCTCTCCGCACAGGGCGCCGAAGTTCCGGTTCAGGGTGTCCAGTTGTTTCTGCACACTGGACTGCTCCCGCCCCAGCAGCCGGGCGGCGCCCAGTGCGGTGCCCGCCTCATGGACCGCGAGCAACGTTCTGAGCTGGTCCATCGTGGTGTCCAGCAGCGCCGTCGGGTACTGCCATCGATCCTTTAAGGGCATTCCGGCCTTCCGCTCGAAGAGTATTCGGCACCCCAATGACGTTTCCGTTCGCAGCATAGTGCAGCGCCTTCCGGGTGAACTGATCCCGAGAACAGCGGGGATATTCTTCCGATGGATATTCGGGAATTCCCTATCTCCGGATGGCCGCGGAGTCCGGCATTCCAGGTTCCGGTCGCGTCATTGCGGGTAAGTCGAACGGCTGGCCGATTGTCCGACGGCAACCGTATGCGTGTCGTATGGTCAGCGGACGGGGCAGTTGGGACGATGCACGCACATCGGGCCATCCAAGGGGGAGCAGCGATGACGGGGATGAGCGTACGGCCGTACTGGGAGCTGAGATTCGACGCCTACGGGGACGTCGACCTCCGGCAGCGGGACCGGCTGCTGGAACAGGCCGCCCGGCAGGACCTCACGGATCTGGTGGTGTTCGCGCACGGCTGGAACAACACCCGGACCATGGCCACGCGGCTCTACGACCGCTTCTTCGCGCCCTTTCCGGAGCTGCTCGGCGAGGCGGGCCCGGCGCGGCTCGGCTATGTGGGGGTGGTGTGGCCGTCGATGCGGTTCGCGGACGAGTCGCTCGCGGGCTCGACCCCGGAGCCGGCGCCCGGCGCGCCACCGGGCCCCGACGCGGACATCCGGCGCCCGGGGCTCGACGCGGAGACCCACCGGGCGCTGGACACGGTCTTCCCGGGGCGGCGGCAGATCGTGGCGCGCCTGGCCGAGCTGCTGGCCGAGCGGCCCGAACGGCTCGCGGCGCTGGACGAGTTCGGGGTGCTGGTGCGCGGGCTGGTCCGGGTCCACGGGGAGTCCGGCACGGCCGGGGACCCGGCGGCCGCGGACGAAGACGAGGACGAGGACGAGGACGACGACGGCGTACCGGCGATGTTCGGGGCGGACGTGCCGGAGGTCTGTGAGCGGTTCGCGGCCGCGCTCACCGAGGCGCGCGGGAAGACCGACGCGGAGGACCGCGCCTTTCCCGACAGCGGGCTCGGCGGCCTCTGGGACGGGGCGCACGAGCTGCTCCGCCAGGGGACGTACTACGTGATGAAGCGGCGGGCCGGCGCGGTCGGGCGCGAGGGCCTCGGACCGGTGCTGGGCGCCCTCGCGGCCGTCCGGCCCGCCCCGCGGCTCCATCTGGTGGGCCACAGCTTCGGCGGCCGGCTGGTGTCGTACGCGCTGACCGGGCTGCCGGAGGGCGCCACGGTGGCGTCGGTGACGCTGCTCCAGGGGGCGTTCTCGCACTACGCGTTCGCCGAGCGGCTGCCGCACGCCACCGGCCGCGGCGGCGCCCTGCACTCCGCCGCCCACCGGGTCCGCGGCCCCGTGGTGTCCTGCCATTCGCACCATGACACCGCGCTCGGGCTGCTGTATCCGGTGGCGTCGCGGGTGTCCGGGGACGATGCCTCGCTGCTGCCGGGCGACACCCGCTGGGGGGCGATCGGGTACGACGGCGTCCGGGCCGTGGAGGGGTGCCCGCGCCTGGACCTGGCCGAGGCGCTGGAGGGCCCGTTCCCGGCGGAGGGCTGTGTGAGCGTCGATGTCTCGGAGGTCGTACGGCACGGTGTGCCGCCGGTCGGGGCGCACAGCGACATCTGCCATGCGGAGCTGGCCCGGGTGGTGCTGCGCGCGGGCCGCATCGGGGACGTGTAGCAGGGCGCGGGGCCTCGCCGGATGCGAGGCCCCGCCCCGGTGGCCTCAGCGGTGGGCCGGGAACTCCACCACCTGCTGGAAGGTCGGCCGGTTCTGCCAGCTCATCTTGTCGTGGGTCAGCCCGCCGACCACCCGGTGGATGATGGCGTCGGCGCACCACTGGTCGCCCGCGGAGCAGTTGTCGTCCCCCGGGTAGACCTGGGCGGCGGTCTTGCCCACGGCCGTCTTCAGGCTGGTCAGCAGGGCGTCACGGCAGGCGCTGAGCCGGCCGCCGCCGCAGTACGGGCGGGCCAGCGGCCCCTTGACGTCCTCGCCGAGGACCGTGCGCAGATCCTTGTCGGCATAGGACCACCAGCCGTACTGGAACGAGGACCCGGCGTGCGAGCCGGTGGGGCCGTGTCCGGCCGAGGGCGCTTCGTCGACCGCGAGATTGGCCCGCAGGGCGTCGTAGAGGCCGTCGCCCAGTCCGGATTTGAATTCGGCCTCGACCAGCAGCGGCCACCAGGCGTCCATGATCCGTACCGCGTCGGCGTGCCCGTAGGTGTGCGAGCCGGCGCTGGTCTCATGGCGCTGTGAGCCCGCCGACTGCCAGGAGTCCAACTGCTGTGCGGCCGTGGCCAACTGGGGGTCGTCGATGGGCTTGGAGCGCAGCACCTTCAGCAGCTCCGGCAGCACGTCCTCGCCGCGCAGATCGGTGAGGGCGGCCTCGGCCATGGCGCGGGTGAGCGCGGAGCGGGTGACACCGCCCTTGCGGACCAGGGCGCGCACCCGGTCGTCGAGGAGGTTGCCGCGGTGCACCGAGCCGTTGCCGAAACCGGCCACGCTGTAGTCCTTGGCCAGCTTGTTGTTCCAGCTGATGTAGTAGTCCTGGTCGATGGACTGGGGGTGTTCGGCGGGCGGTGTGGCGGCGGCGGTGTTGTCCTTGGGATCGAAGTCCCGCCACTCATAGGCGGCTTCACCCTTCACCGGCAGCGAGGGGTCGACGTCCGCGGCGCGCACCGGGTTGAGCCCGCTGTTGTAGTAGCCGGTCTGCCGGGAGTCGGCGTAGAACCAGTTGAAGGTGTAGTTGATGTTCTGCGCCGCGCTCTGGAAGGACTTGGCGTCCTTCACATAGTCCGGGTCGTTGAGCATCTGGAAGCCGACGATGGAGTCGGCCTCGTGACGGTAGGTGGAGCGCAGCATGGTGTAGGCCACCGGTTTGCCGTCGACGGTCGCGCGGTGGGTCACCAGCCCGTACTTGGTGCGGTAGACCTGCATGCGGTACGAGCCCGCGGCGGTGGAGTCGGCGAGGGTGGGCTTCCAGGCGTTGCGCCGCTCCAGCTTGTCCATCGGCACGCAGTCGCCGTGGTAGCGGTAGTACGTGGAGTCCTTGGACGGGGTGGAGCCGTCCGGGGAGCACAGCTCGACCGCGTAGGTGTCGGTGATGTCCTGGCCGGAGGTGGTGGCGCTCCAGGCGTAGTCCTGGCCCCGGCCGAGCTGGATGTACATCCCGACCCCCGCGAAGGAGGCGCCGCGGGCGCTGATCCCCGGGCCCTGGATCTCCTGGAGCATCAGGAGCTGCGGGGCGAAGTAGCCGGTCTGCGGGCCGAAGACGGCCACCGGGTGGCCGCTCGCGGTGTACTTGCCGGAGACCACGAGCGCGTTGGACATGCCCTTCTTGCGGCTGAACAGATCGCGGGGCAGCACCCCGTCGTCGTAGATGCCGCGCAGTGGCTCCAGCGCTGCCTTCGGGGCCTTGACCTTGGTGCGGGCCGTGGCACCGGACTTGGTGGCGCCGCCCTCGCGGTCGTAGACGAGCTGTTCGGGGGTGACCGACCCGGCGTCGGGCAGCGCGCCGCCCTTGGGCGTGGCGGGCTTTCCGGCGTACGGGAAGCTGCCGTCGCGTACGGTCAGCGCCGCCTCCGGGTCGTTGCGCTCGCGGAAGGACTCCCACACCTTCGCGCCCTCGGTCAGGCCGTACTTCTGCTGGGCGGCGAGCAGCGAGAGCGCGCCCTCCACCTCGCCGCCCCCGCCGCTGCCGAAGAGTGCGCCGACCACGGAGGCGAGGGCGATCAGGTCGGTGAGCTTGAACGGCTGGATCTCACCGGCGTTGGTGATCGCGTCGATATGGCCGGTGAGCACGTACTCACCGGGGAAGTAGCGGCCGTCCTTGGCCTTCTTGGCGTAGGCGTTGATGCCGTCGATGTACGCCTGGGCGTCGGCCAGCGCCTGGCGGCCGCGCTCGCCGCCGTGGGCGAGGATGTAGTCCACCTGCGCCTGGTAGTCGGCCTCGGTGTACGGCGCCTGGCGGAAGAAGTCCTGTTCCAGGCCCTGGTTGGCGGGGGCGCCGCCGGCGAAGGAGGTCAGCTCGCCGCGGCCCACGTGGCGGAAGAGGTCCATCAGCCACAGCCGGTCCTGGGCGGCGGCGTATCCGGCGCCGTACTCGGTGCCCTCGCGGGTGGTGCCCTGGATGTGCGGGACACCGGTCTTCTTGTCGCGGGTGATCGTGACGTCGGCGCGCGGCTTGGTCACGGAGGCCACCTGGTCGGCGGGGACTCCGAAGGAGGAGTCGTTGAAGAAGTTCGTCAGCTTGTCGTCGGTGAGGGTGGGGTAGCCGCTCGCCAGGTCGCCGTACGGGCCGAGCTGGTCGGCGCTGTGCTCGGGGTGGGTGCCCAGCACCCGGTTGGCGAGGATGTCGGCGAGGGTGGCGTTGCCGGTCGCGCCCGGCGGGAGGATGTCGGAGCACTGGCCCCGGCAGTAGTCGGTGGCCGCCGCGGCCGGCTCGGCCCTGGCCGGCTGGGGCGCCGGGGCCGCGAGGGCGATGCCGAGGCCCAGCGCGGCGGCCGCGGCGAGCACGGTATGGGTGAACTTGCGGGTCCTGGTGGGCCTGGGGGTTCGTCGTCGCATGTGCGCTCCTCCCGATTGCCGTCGCGACGGAGGTTACCGGCGGTATTACCAGCCCGGAAGATGAGCGGACGTCAACTTCGTGGCGCGAGAGGCCCAATGAGGCCCAATGAGGACTGCCGGAGAAAGTCCGGGGAATTCGATGGATCCGGATCGCACTGCGTTACGTCCATTCGACAACGAGTCGGGTCCGCACTCGCGGAGGTGGTATGAAGTGGCCGGTTTCAGAGCACTGGCACGAGAAGTTCGCAATCCACGCAGACACATCACTGCTCGGCGCACATCGCTGCGCAAATGCCTTGAACGGTTCGCGCCGTACGGGCACCGGGCGACCTGGCACCATCTGTGCACCAGCTCCGGGATCCCCCCGGAGGACCGCAGGCCGGACCCCCTACGACTGCTCACCGCTTTGGAAGAGCTCGAGGAGGCCCGCACGCTGTGGCTCGCGTACGAGGCGGACTTCGCCGCCCGGCGCAGGCAGGAGAAACTTCTCGGCATCCGGCAGCCGAGCACCGTCGACGACTGGCATCTGAACACCTGGGGCGGATGCGACATCATTCCCTGCGAGAGCCCCTCGGCCCATCCCGGCGACCGCCTCGCGGACGTGCTGCGACGGCTGATCGCGGCGATGGAGTCGGGACCGGGGTCGGCCTGCCCCGTATGCGCACGACGGGGCCTGGTCTGGCGCGAGGACCTGGACCGCTATCCATCGGCCGGGCCGGTCTGCGCGGACTGCGGCATCGTGGTGCCGCTGCCGCTGCTGACCACCGAGGCCCTGGCGGCGTCCCGGGGCACGGTCCGGCTGGGCCGTTACGCCACCGTATGACGCGCCACCGTACGGCACCCGGCCGCCCCTGGCCGGGAGCGCGCTCGCCGGAGCCCCCGCACCGGGTGGCCGGCGAGCGCGCGGGAAGCCCATGACGAGGACCGGCGAACGCTGACGTCCGCCGGTGGCCGCGTCGGCGCGGAGCCCGCGTGCGGGGGCGCGGCGCGCGTTGACAGGATCCGGGTCGGCCAACCATGCTGAGCAGTCGCTTAGTGAGTGGTTGCCCGGGAGGCACGCATGGCAGAGCCCAGGATCTTCACCTCGCCCGATGACCTGCGATCCGCGGTCGGCGAGGAACTCGGCCCCAGTGACTGGCTGGAGATCGACCAGAAGCGCATCGATCTGTTCGCCGACGCGACCGGCGACCACCAGTGGATCCATGTGGACCCGGAGAAGGCCGCCGCCGGTCCGTTCGGCACCACGATCGCGCACGGCTATCTGACGCTGTCCCTGCTGCCGTCGTTCACCCCGCAGCTCCTGCGGGTCGAGGGCGTGCGGATGGGCATCAACTACGGCGTGAACAAGGTCCGTTTCCCCTCCCCCGTCCCGGTCGGCTCCCGGCTGCGCGCCACCGGCCGGATCGTGGAGGTGACCGAGGTCAAGGACGGGCTGCAGATGACGCTCGCGGTCACCCTCGAGCGGGAGGGCGGGACCAAGCCGGCGTGCGTGGCGGAGTGCGTCGTCCGCTACTACGCCTGACGGCGGCCGTCGCTCCTACGGCAGTCCTGACCGGCCCGTCGTCCTCACGACCGCCGGTCCTGACCGCCGTCGGCCCCCACCATGCGCAGCACCAGACCCGCGTAGAGGTCGCCGACCTCGTCGGGGGTGCTGCGCCCGCGGGCGTTGAACCAGCGGGCGACGTCGATGCACAGGGACAGCACCGCGACCGTGGCGCCGCGGACGTCCGGGACGTCGAAGGCACCCGCCTTCACCCCGTCCTCGATGATCGAACGCACCGCCCCGTCCGTGGCCTTGCGGACGGCGATGACCTCGGCGTGGTGCTCCTCGGCCAGCGCGCCGAGCTCGTACTGCACCACCCGCGCGGTCATATGGTGCTCGGCGTGCCAGCGGACGAAGGCGCGGACCGCGCGGGCCAGCCGCTCGGCGGGCGTGCCCGCGCTGTCCCGCGCCCGCTCCACAATCTCCAGTGCCCGCTCATGGCCGACCTTGCTGATCTGGTAGAGCAGCTCTTCCTTGGTCTTGTAGTGGATGTAGAGGGCGGCCGGGCTCATTCCGGCGCGGCTCGCGATGTCCCGGGTGGTGGTGGCGTGGTAGCCGCGCTCCGCGAAGGCGTGCACGGCGGCGCTCACCAGCCGCCGGGCGGCGTCGGGGGTGATGTCGCCCCAGGGCTCGATCTCGCCCCCGCTGTTCTTCGGCTCCGCGTCCATGGCGGACACCCTACACGGAGAGTGAGCAAGCGCTTAGGCCCGTCCGGCGGATCTTCGCGCCGGTGACGCCGGCGGCTGCCGACGGCGACCGGGCCCCGACCGCGGCAGCGGACCCGCCTCATGCCCTCGCGGCTTCACAGCGGTTCGGCGTCCGTCGCCGCGTACTCCGCGCGCAGGACGTCCAGGACGGGATGGCCGGGGTCGAACTCCACCCCGTCGATCGACCGGATCGCCCGCACCCCCACCCCCGCGTTGAGGGCGAAGGCCGTCTCCAGCTCGCCGAACCGGTCACGGTCGATCGGCTCGGTGTGCTGCGGTCCGGCGTGGCCGCGGCGGAGCAGTTCCCGGGTGACGCCGGGCAGGCATACGGCCTGCGGCCACAGCAGGCGACGGCCGTCGAAGAACCCCACGTTCCAGGTCGCGCCCTCGGACACCGCGCCCCGCTCGTCCGTCAGCAGCACATCGTCATAGCCGTCGAGCTGGGCGAGGCGGCGCAGCCGCAACAGCCCGAACAGCCCGACGTGTTTGACTTCCGGCAGGTCGCGGCGGTGCGGTGCGGTGCGCACGCTCAGCGGCGGCAGCGAGGGGGCGGCGGCCGGCCGGGTGGTGACCAGGATCCGCGGCTCGGCCTCGGCCCCGGGCCTCTCCAGCCCGAGGTCGGGGTCGTACACGGTCACCCGGACCGTGAGCGGCCCGGTGGTGTCCGCGACGGCCCGCCGCGCCAGTTCGCGGATCCGGTCCCGGTCCGGTGCGGTGCCGAAGAGCACCCCGCTGTCCCGTACCAGCCGGTCCAGATGGAGGGACAGCCCCCGTACCCGCCCGTCCTCCACCCGCATGGTGGTGAAGTGGCCGTAGTTGGTCATGGCCAGCGCCGTCAGCTCGCGGATTCCCGCCGGTTGCCCGTCCAGCTCAGTCATGGGGCCAGTCTTTCAGCCGGGCCGTCACGCCCCTCCCGCCACCGCTTAGGATCGGCTCATGGCCGATCTCGTATCCGTGAACTACACCAAGTACGACGGCACTTTGCACTGGAACCTGCGGATGCGCAGGCTGGGCGAGGACGACCACGGCGTCTGGCTGGGGCTGCCCGGCGGGACGGTCACACGCAAGGGATACGGCCCGATGGTGCCGGTCGCCTGCGCGCATGTGATCCTCCTGCCGCGCGAGGCGTGGTGGACCGCGACGTTCAACGCCCCGCCCCGGGACACCGAGATCTACTGCGATATCGCCACGCCGCCGCGGTGGGTCTCCTCCCACGAGGTCACGATGGTGGACCTGGACCTCGATGTCATCCGCAAGCGGGACGGCAGGACCCTGCTGGACGACGAGGACGAGTTCGCCGAGCACCAGGTGCGGTACGGCTATCCGGCGGATGTCATCGCGGAGGCCGAGGCGGCGGGGCGGTGGCTGATGGACGCGGTCGACGGGCGCGCCGAGCCGTTCGGGGACGCCTGCGAGCGGTGGCTGGGCATGGTCGACGGCGAGCGGCCCTGAGGCGGCTCACCGACATCCCGCCGCCGTCTCACCGGGGTGGGTGCCCCGGGCCCCGCGAGGCCGAAGTGCCTTCCGTGCGCCGCTCCCCGGGCGCGGGCCGGGTCTCACCGGGCTCCGCGGCCGGGCGCCCGCGCAGCGGCCGGACGGCTATGCCCGCCGATATCAGCAGCAGCCCGCCCAGCATGACGAAGGGCGCGGCCGTGCCCGCGAGCCCCGCGAGCACACCGGCGGAGGCGGGCGCGGCGACCTGGCCTAGCCGGTTGCCGGTCAGCCGCAGCGCGAGGGCCGTGCTGCGCGCCCCCTCCGGGGCGGCCTGGACGACGGTCGTCATCGACAGCGGCTGGCCGACGCCGAGGCAGAAGCCGAGCCCGGCCAGCAGCACTCCGAGCGCCCAGGCGGGCACCGGCAGGGCGATGCCCGCGCACAGCAGCGCGGCGCCCAGACAGCTCACGGCCATCAGCACGGTGCGGCCCATCAGGCGGATCATCGGGGTCATGGCGAGCCGGCAGGCCACGGTGGCGGCGGCGCGCAGGCTGAGCAGCAGCCCGACGACCGCGGGCGAGATACCGCGCTGTTCGCCGACGACCGGCAGATAGGCGGTGAGGATGTCGGTGGCGGAGAGCACGGCGAGGCTGATGAACATGCCGGAGGCGACTCCGCGGGTGGTCAGGATGGACCGTACGGACACCTTCCGGGCGGGGGCCTCCTTGGCGGGCGTGGCCGCCGTACCGGCCGGGCGGCGCTCGATGCGCCACAGCGAGGTGAAGGAGAACGCGGCGAGGGCGGCGGCGACGAACAGCGCGACGGCGCTGGTGCGGGCCATCGCCCCGTCGTGTCCGGAGACCACCAGACCGGCCGCGATGGGCCCGATGAGCTGGCCGAGCGAGGCGCCGATGGTGAAGTGGCCGAAGTTGCGGTCCTGTTCGTCGGGGGCGCTCTGGCGGGCCACGATGGACTGGGCGCCGATGACGAACGACAGATGGCCGAGCCCCATCACCCCGCTCCACGCGGCCATCGCGGGCAGCGATCCGGCCGTACCGCTGAACGCGCAACCGGTGGCGATGAGGGCGACCCCGATGGGCAGCAGCGGGGCGCACCGCCCGTGGTCGGTGCGCCGCCCCAGCGGTACGGCGGCGAACAGCGGCAGCAGGGCGTAGATGCCGGCGATCACACCGACCGCGCGGGCGTCGGCACCGAGCGCGAGGGCCCGGTAGGAGACGGCGGGCCGCGCCATGCTCACCGCCCCCTGGGTGAACGAGAAGGCGATGACCAGGCGCAGCAACCAGCCCCTACCGGGCTCTGAACTCTTCACGGATCAGATGATGCCGAAGAGAACACCGGCGGCGAGCACCACCAGGGAGGTGAGCACCGCCCATTTCACGGTGAACCGGGTATGGTCGCCGAATTCGACCTTGGCCATGCCGACGAGCACGTAGACCGCGGGGACCAGCGGGCTCGACATGTGCAGGGCCTGTCCGACGAGCGAGGCGCGGGCTATCTCCAGCGTGGAGACCCCGTGCGCGGCCCCGGCCTCGGCGAGGATCGGCACGATGCCGAAGTAGAAGCCGTCGTTGGACATGAAGTAGGTGAGCGGGATGGACAGCACACCGGTGACGATGCCCATCTGCGGGCCCATGCCCTCGGGGACTCCGTCGACCAGCCAGCGGGCCATGTGCTCGACCATGCCGGTGCCGGTGAGGACGCCGGTGAAGACGGCCGCGGCGAAGACCATTCCGGAGACGTTGACGACGTTCTCGGCGTGTGCCGCGACCCGGGCCTTCTGGTCGTTCATCTGCGGGAAGTTGACGGTGAGCGCGACGGCCGCGGCGAGCAGGAAGAGGACCGGGATCGGCATGGTCTCCGTCACCATCAGGGCGAGCAGCGCGATGGTGAGGGCCGCGTTGAACCAGTAGAGCTTGGGGCGCAGGGTGGCGCGGTTCGGGTCGAGGCCCTTGAACTCGTCGTCGTCCGCGTCGGAGGCGTCCGAGGTGCCGGAGCCGTTCGGGGACTGGGCCTGCGCGTCGGTGCCGGAGCCCGCGCCGCCGCCGGTCGGCGCGGCCTTGCCGCCCTTGGCCCCCTTGCCGCCGGAGCCCGCGCCGACCAGCACCTGCTCGGGGTCGCCCGCGGTGACCTCGTCCAGCGTCAGCACGCCGAGGCGCTTGCGCTCCCGCAGACCGAGGCCGTAGGAGAGGGCGATCACGAAGAGCAGACCGGCCGCGAGGGCCGGGATCATCGGCACGAAGATGTCGCTGGCGTCGACCTTGAGCGCGGCGGCGGCGCGGGCGGTGGGGCCGCCCCAGGGCAGCGTGTTCATCACGCCGTTGGCCATGGCCGCGACACCGGTCATCACCACCACGCTCATCTTCAGCCGCCGGTAGAGCGGCACCATCGCCGACACGGTGATCATGAAGGTGGTGGAGCCGTCGCCGTCGAGCGAGACGATCGCCGCGAGGATCGCGGTGCCGACCACCACCCGCATCGGGTCCGCCTTGCAGAACCGCAGGATCATCCGGACGATCGGGTCGAAGAGGCCGACGTCGATCATCACCCCGAAGTAGATGATGGCGAACATCAGCATGGCGGCCGTGGGTGCCAGCTCGCCGACGCCCTTGAGGACGTAGTCCCCGAGGTGGGCCCCCTTCCCGACAAGCACACAGAACAGCGCGGGGATGAGCACCAGGGCGCCCATCGGGGACATCTTCTTCATCATGATCAGGACAAGGAATGTCGCGATCATGACGAAGCCGAGGATGGTCAGCATAGTTTCGCTACCTCACGTTCGCCTTTGAACTCCCCCAGTTTTGGCGGTCGAGGTGACGTTAGGTGCGGCAACTTTCCGTTAACAAGGTCTTGACGCGCGAGCAATAAGCGCAAAACCCCAGGTCAGTGCTGTAGCGAGGGGGAAACGTGCACCGGGTGGCCATTGAGCACCGCCGTACCCGAGAGCGGATCCAGCCGTGAGCCGTCGAAGAGCTGGTTGACATTGACCCCGGGGCTGGCCCCGGCCACGGACAGCCGGACGCCGGTACGGGCGTGGCCCCAGCCGTGCGGCAGGCTCACCACTCCGGCCCGTACCGTGTCCGTCACCTCGACCGGCACCTCCAGCTCCCCGCCGTCGCCCTTGACCCGCGCCAGTCCGCCGTCGGCCAGGCCCAGCCGGGCGGCGTCCTCGGGGTGCATCTGGAGCGTGCAGCGGTTGGTGCCGCCCATCAGCGCCGGGACGTTGTGCATCCAACTGTTGTTGGAACGCAGATGGCGGCGGCCGACCAGGAGCAGCCCCGAGGGGCGGTCGGCCGACGACCGGCGCAGCCGCTCCACATCGGCGGCCAGCGGCTCCGGGCACAGCTCCACCGTGCCGCTGCGGGTCTTCAGCAGCCCGGGGACGCGCGGGCGCAGCGGCCCCAGGTCGATGCCGTGCGGATGGGCGAGCAGCTTCTCCAGGCTCAGCCCGTCGGGTTCGGCGCCG is a window of Streptomyces violaceusniger Tu 4113 DNA encoding:
- a CDS encoding CitMHS family transporter produces the protein MLTILGFVMIATFLVLIMMKKMSPMGALVLIPALFCVLVGKGAHLGDYVLKGVGELAPTAAMLMFAIIYFGVMIDVGLFDPIVRMILRFCKADPMRVVVGTAILAAIVSLDGDGSTTFMITVSAMVPLYRRLKMSVVVMTGVAAMANGVMNTLPWGGPTARAAAALKVDASDIFVPMIPALAAGLLFVIALSYGLGLRERKRLGVLTLDEVTAGDPEQVLVGAGSGGKGAKGGKAAPTGGGAGSGTDAQAQSPNGSGTSDASDADDDEFKGLDPNRATLRPKLYWFNAALTIALLALMVTETMPIPVLFLLAAAVALTVNFPQMNDQKARVAAHAENVVNVSGMVFAAAVFTGVLTGTGMVEHMARWLVDGVPEGMGPQMGIVTGVLSIPLTYFMSNDGFYFGIVPILAEAGAAHGVSTLEIARASLVGQALHMSSPLVPAVYVLVGMAKVEFGDHTRFTVKWAVLTSLVVLAAGVLFGII